A genomic stretch from Desulfohalobium retbaense DSM 5692 includes:
- the qrcA gene encoding menaquinone reductase multiheme cytochrome c subunit QrcA → MAKRKRGGALPFLLGLAAALIFGWWGFPQILYSQKDQPFRFSHEVHEMQGMACSDCHYYREDGSFAGLPSLSDCTQCHFDVMTGDPAEKTFIEEYVYPEKEIDWKVYQKQPDNVYFSHIAHDDYDCSRCHPDMAGRDDMPTYKENRITGYSKDTMKMWQCERCHAENGASNACYVCHK, encoded by the coding sequence ATGGCAAAGAGGAAGAGAGGAGGCGCTCTCCCGTTTTTACTTGGATTGGCGGCCGCGCTGATCTTCGGCTGGTGGGGCTTCCCCCAGATTCTTTACAGTCAGAAGGACCAGCCGTTTCGGTTCAGTCACGAGGTGCATGAAATGCAAGGCATGGCCTGCAGCGACTGCCACTATTACCGGGAAGATGGTTCATTCGCCGGCTTGCCGAGCTTGAGCGATTGCACCCAATGCCACTTTGACGTCATGACCGGCGATCCAGCGGAAAAGACGTTTATCGAAGAGTACGTCTATCCCGAGAAAGAGATCGACTGGAAGGTTTACCAGAAGCAGCCGGACAACGTTTACTTCTCGCACATCGCGCACGACGACTATGATTGCAGCCGTTGCCATCCGGACATGGCCGGGCGCGATGACATGCCGACCTACAAGGAAAATCGTATCACGGGATACAGCAAGGATACGATGAAGATGTGGCAGTGTGAACGGTGTCACGCCGAAAATGGTGCCAGCAACGCCTGTTACGTGTGTCATAAATAA
- the qrcB gene encoding menaquinone reductase molybdopterin-binding-like subunit QrcB, producing MGLDRRGFLQFVIGGAVGTLATPVPWKLIDDSSIWTQNWPWIPKLKYGAEGTVKTTVKLGGPEYGIAVNTVDGRPVTAQGDPDHPLSQGGIDPLAAGSLQLLYSPARVKGPMHKAEDGSWSAISWKDAEALLAEKLKGAGDKVAAISGDETSTSNEILAGLLAAVGSDEFYFMPSDGLSTQRTWTGFMNGEGRVGYDIENADFVLSLGADLMANWGAVIKNQKAFGQEDAFLFYCGPAQTKTASVAQGWIPVESKAMGHLALGLAYYCIQAGATFKGEGFNAFKAFVEREYLPAKAEFKSGVGRNVLALLAEKMLAAKRPLAVPGTMAGEGAGSFELMAGMALNLLLGNLNAKGGMQAVPEAPQVIPGAPKMAALRRKDVVSTLQDLAKGRGAVPDVLLVHEANPAYGLPQAEEGRKALEKIPFVVSFSPFMDETAAMADLILPAPLYLERQDDSYSPFGATEGLYSLCTPVVEPQADVKPAGDVVLAAAAALDIDLGAGSYEEALKAKAKALGAKWRSLTRGEAWRSTKRSSQPALRIWHELLPASADQESNSNGNFPLALAAQDDLRAGTASSGAAPLALKTLRADELDGNGMYVRLNGETARRYKLADGDAVEITGAYGSIRAQVKIFEGVMPKTVAVPQGLGHTAWDAFNKGKGDNVFKVFTVRREPVTGLATWNDSRVGIAKI from the coding sequence ATGGGACTGGATCGTAGAGGATTCCTGCAATTTGTCATCGGTGGCGCCGTAGGTACGCTGGCTACGCCCGTGCCGTGGAAGCTCATCGACGATAGTTCGATATGGACCCAGAATTGGCCTTGGATCCCCAAGCTCAAGTATGGGGCTGAAGGAACGGTCAAGACAACGGTCAAACTTGGCGGCCCGGAATACGGGATCGCTGTGAACACAGTGGACGGGCGGCCGGTAACCGCTCAGGGCGATCCGGACCATCCCTTGAGCCAGGGCGGGATCGATCCCCTGGCCGCCGGCTCGCTGCAGCTGCTTTACAGCCCGGCCCGGGTCAAAGGCCCGATGCACAAGGCCGAGGACGGCAGCTGGTCCGCGATCAGCTGGAAAGACGCGGAAGCGCTTTTGGCCGAAAAGCTCAAGGGGGCTGGTGACAAGGTGGCTGCGATCAGCGGCGACGAGACCAGCACGTCCAATGAAATCCTGGCCGGATTGCTCGCGGCAGTGGGATCGGACGAATTTTACTTCATGCCCAGCGACGGGCTGAGTACGCAGCGGACCTGGACCGGATTCATGAACGGCGAAGGCCGGGTTGGCTACGATATTGAAAACGCCGATTTCGTGCTCAGTCTTGGTGCCGACCTGATGGCCAATTGGGGCGCGGTGATCAAAAATCAGAAAGCGTTTGGTCAAGAAGATGCGTTCCTTTTTTATTGCGGACCGGCGCAGACGAAGACCGCATCCGTGGCCCAGGGCTGGATCCCGGTGGAATCCAAGGCCATGGGCCATTTGGCATTGGGGCTGGCCTATTATTGCATCCAGGCCGGCGCCACGTTTAAAGGCGAAGGGTTTAACGCCTTCAAGGCCTTTGTCGAACGGGAATATCTGCCGGCCAAGGCAGAGTTCAAAAGCGGCGTCGGGCGCAATGTCCTGGCCTTGTTGGCTGAGAAGATGCTCGCTGCCAAGCGGCCTCTGGCCGTGCCAGGCACCATGGCTGGCGAAGGCGCTGGGAGCTTCGAATTGATGGCCGGCATGGCCCTCAATCTCCTCCTTGGCAATCTGAATGCCAAGGGCGGCATGCAGGCCGTGCCTGAAGCGCCACAAGTGATTCCCGGAGCGCCCAAAATGGCCGCTTTGCGGCGCAAGGATGTGGTGAGCACCCTGCAGGACCTGGCCAAGGGGCGCGGTGCTGTCCCCGATGTCCTGCTGGTGCATGAAGCCAATCCGGCCTACGGCCTGCCGCAGGCTGAAGAAGGGCGCAAGGCGCTGGAGAAAATTCCTTTTGTCGTTTCCTTTTCGCCCTTTATGGACGAGACCGCGGCCATGGCGGATCTCATTTTGCCCGCGCCGCTGTACCTGGAGCGCCAAGACGACAGTTACAGTCCGTTTGGCGCCACAGAGGGACTGTACAGTCTGTGCACGCCGGTGGTCGAACCCCAGGCCGATGTCAAACCAGCCGGGGACGTCGTCCTCGCCGCAGCGGCTGCCCTGGATATCGACCTTGGCGCCGGCTCCTATGAAGAGGCGCTCAAGGCCAAGGCCAAGGCCCTGGGAGCCAAATGGCGCTCCCTGACCCGCGGAGAGGCATGGCGGTCGACTAAGCGCAGCAGTCAGCCAGCGCTGCGTATCTGGCACGAACTGCTTCCGGCTTCAGCAGACCAGGAGAGCAATTCCAACGGGAATTTCCCCCTGGCATTGGCCGCGCAAGACGATTTGCGGGCCGGAACCGCGTCGAGCGGGGCGGCTCCTCTGGCGTTGAAAACGCTGCGGGCCGACGAATTGGACGGCAATGGCATGTACGTCCGTCTCAATGGCGAGACCGCACGACGGTACAAGCTTGCTGACGGCGATGCCGTGGAAATTACTGGCGCCTATGGCTCGATCCGAGCCCAGGTGAAAATCTTCGAGGGAGTTATGCCGAAAACCGTCGCCGTGCCCCAGGGGCTGGGCCATACCGCCTGGGACGCCTTCAACAAGGGCAAAGGCGATAATGTGTTCAAGGTATTTACGGTGCGCCGGGAACCGGTGACGGGGCTGGCCACGTGGAATGATTCCCGAGTCGGCATCGCCAAAATATAA
- the qrcC gene encoding menaquinone reductase iron-sulfur cluster-binding subunit QrcC, whose translation MSRDVHHHFEVRWGMVIDIDKCTGCGACMVACEAENNIPPSKDSFDRLRTLHWLIVYELSNGKSYPNHDTAYLPRPCMQCGNPSCSTVCPVIATTKDEEGGIVSQIYPRCIGCRYCMAACPYHSRVFNWYDPVWPEGMEKTLTQNVSVRPRGVVEKCTFCHHRFAAAKDKARAEGRDPLHLKEGDYKPACLEACPTGAITFGDLNNPEHEVSKLAHSKHAFRLLERLGTEPQVYYLSRREWVRRQGDNYLENEKERGE comes from the coding sequence ATGTCACGAGATGTACACCACCATTTTGAAGTCAGATGGGGCATGGTCATAGATATTGACAAGTGCACCGGATGCGGTGCCTGTATGGTTGCCTGCGAGGCCGAGAATAATATTCCACCCTCCAAGGACTCCTTCGACCGGCTGCGGACCCTGCACTGGCTCATTGTATACGAACTGTCCAACGGCAAATCCTATCCGAACCACGATACCGCCTATCTGCCGCGGCCGTGCATGCAATGCGGCAACCCGTCGTGTTCCACGGTCTGCCCGGTCATTGCCACGACCAAGGACGAAGAAGGCGGCATCGTCAGTCAGATCTACCCCCGGTGTATCGGCTGCCGGTACTGCATGGCGGCCTGTCCTTACCACTCCCGGGTCTTCAACTGGTATGATCCGGTCTGGCCCGAGGGCATGGAAAAGACCCTGACCCAGAATGTCTCGGTTCGACCGCGCGGGGTGGTCGAAAAATGCACCTTTTGCCACCACCGTTTTGCGGCGGCCAAGGACAAGGCCCGGGCTGAGGGGCGCGATCCCCTGCATCTCAAGGAAGGGGACTACAAACCGGCTTGCCTGGAGGCTTGCCCGACCGGGGCGATCACTTTCGGCGACCTGAACAATCCCGAACATGAAGTCTCCAAATTGGCCCACAGCAAACACGCCTTCCGGCTTTTGGAGCGTTTGGGCACTGAACCGCAAGTGTACTACCTCAGTCGGCGGGAATGGGTCCGTCGCCAGGGAGACAATTACCTGGAAAACGAAAAGGAGAGGGGGGAGTAG
- the qrcD gene encoding menaquinone reductase integral membrane subunit QrcD, giving the protein MRDAKFIPEGVERCSGGRFLIWLAFLGLFLAWGAYAAFQILWNGLGVTGLDNYFGFGLWITFDLAVIALGAGAFFSGFLKYILRIDELENIINLAVIVGFLCYSGAMCILALDVGQPTRAWFGYWHPNVHSMLTEVIFCITCYLTVLVIEFIPIILENRQLDKVPFLHHLAHNFHIHMPLFAGIGTFLSTFHQGSLGGMYGVLFGRPFVFRDGFFIWPWTFFLFILSAVASGPVFTMLIATLMEKLGGKKLVSFKVKSLMGKISGFMLVIYLFFKLLDTWAWAAGILPGMGLTFDEMFNSVYGKWLLWAELGVCGVLPAVLLIVPSLRNQAWLLYIAALLTCTGIVINRFVFTVQALAIPVMPFDNWYTYIPNWTEWATSIMILAYGAVVVSLTYRYLPIFPQERQLNS; this is encoded by the coding sequence ATGCGTGACGCGAAATTCATCCCGGAAGGGGTCGAGCGGTGCTCCGGAGGCCGCTTCCTGATCTGGCTGGCGTTTCTCGGACTCTTCTTGGCCTGGGGCGCCTACGCCGCCTTTCAGATCCTGTGGAACGGCCTGGGGGTCACCGGTCTGGACAACTATTTCGGATTCGGACTCTGGATTACCTTTGATCTGGCCGTAATCGCTCTTGGCGCCGGCGCTTTTTTCAGCGGGTTCCTCAAGTATATCCTGCGTATCGATGAACTGGAAAACATTATCAATCTGGCGGTCATCGTCGGGTTCTTATGCTATTCCGGGGCGATGTGCATTCTGGCCCTGGATGTGGGGCAGCCGACCCGGGCCTGGTTCGGCTATTGGCACCCCAACGTGCACTCCATGCTCACAGAAGTGATCTTTTGCATCACCTGTTATCTGACGGTCCTGGTCATCGAGTTTATCCCGATTATTCTGGAGAACCGGCAGCTGGACAAAGTGCCTTTTCTGCACCATCTGGCCCACAACTTCCACATCCACATGCCCCTTTTCGCCGGGATCGGGACGTTTCTGTCCACCTTCCACCAGGGCTCTCTGGGCGGCATGTACGGTGTCTTGTTCGGCCGGCCGTTTGTTTTCCGTGACGGCTTTTTTATCTGGCCCTGGACCTTCTTCCTGTTCATCCTTTCGGCTGTTGCCTCGGGACCGGTGTTCACCATGCTCATCGCCACCCTGATGGAAAAGCTCGGGGGCAAGAAGCTGGTGTCTTTCAAGGTCAAGTCGTTGATGGGCAAGATCTCCGGGTTCATGCTGGTCATTTATCTGTTCTTCAAACTCCTGGACACCTGGGCCTGGGCTGCCGGCATCCTGCCGGGCATGGGGCTGACCTTCGACGAGATGTTCAATTCCGTGTACGGCAAATGGTTGCTGTGGGCCGAACTCGGTGTCTGCGGCGTCCTGCCGGCGGTCTTGCTGATCGTGCCTTCGTTGCGCAATCAGGCTTGGCTGCTGTATATCGCCGCGCTTTTGACCTGCACCGGCATTGTCATCAACCGTTTCGTGTTCACTGTGCAGGCCCTGGCCATCCCGGTCATGCCCTTTGACAATTGGTACACCTACATCCCCAATTGGACCGAGTGGGCGACTTCGATCATGATTCTGGCCTACGGGGCTGTGGTGGTCAGCTTGACCTACCGTTATCTGCCCATTTTCCCTCAGGAACGACAGCTCAATAGCTAG
- a CDS encoding permease — protein sequence MPVAFAILALMALALYLLARRRHDDSHRRGLRIGWRMGKGLLPLLVCAFALAGLIQVALPPELIRAWLGEEAGLRGICIGTVAGALIAGGPYVSFPIIAGIYQAGAGIGTIVALITGWAMLGVGQLPFEITLVGPRFTLVRLATVFLTPVAAGLLAQAIFGAG from the coding sequence ATGCCTGTAGCTTTTGCCATCCTGGCCCTGATGGCGCTCGCTTTATACCTCCTTGCCCGGCGCCGCCACGACGACTCTCATCGCCGGGGGCTGCGGATAGGATGGCGTATGGGGAAAGGCTTGCTCCCCTTGCTCGTCTGCGCCTTTGCCCTGGCCGGGCTCATCCAGGTCGCCCTGCCGCCGGAACTCATTCGTGCCTGGCTGGGCGAGGAAGCCGGGCTGCGCGGGATCTGCATCGGCACGGTAGCCGGAGCCCTGATTGCCGGAGGGCCTTACGTCTCCTTCCCTATTATAGCCGGTATTTATCAGGCCGGAGCCGGTATCGGGACCATTGTGGCCCTGATCACCGGCTGGGCCATGCTCGGTGTAGGGCAACTCCCGTTCGAGATCACCCTTGTCGGGCCGCGATTTACCCTCGTCCGTCTGGCCACGGTCTTTTTGACCCCGGTGGCGGCGGGGCTACTTGCCCAAGCGATTTTCGGGGCCGGATGA
- a CDS encoding permease, whose translation MRNTVLGMAVAVVVFAALALSRGGWPLLMHGLVLGGTMAVQVLPLLIAAFAVAGLITVLISQDQVSRWLGRESGLKGILLAALAGALVPGGPYVYFPLAATFLLAGAELGTVVAFVTAKNLWTLSRLPMEMALLNPEITLIRYAVTFVFPPLLGVLANALFAKRTPAIRDGIRQLQHAGDSDSQSP comes from the coding sequence ATGCGCAATACCGTTCTCGGCATGGCCGTGGCCGTTGTCGTGTTTGCCGCGCTTGCCTTGTCTCGCGGCGGCTGGCCTCTGCTCATGCACGGCCTCGTCCTCGGCGGCACTATGGCCGTCCAGGTCCTGCCTCTGCTTATTGCCGCTTTTGCCGTAGCCGGACTCATCACCGTTTTGATTTCGCAGGACCAGGTCTCCCGCTGGCTGGGGCGTGAATCCGGGCTCAAAGGCATCCTCCTCGCTGCTCTGGCCGGGGCTTTGGTGCCGGGCGGTCCGTACGTCTATTTTCCCCTGGCCGCCACCTTTTTGCTCGCTGGGGCTGAACTCGGCACGGTCGTTGCCTTCGTGACCGCGAAAAATCTGTGGACTTTGAGCCGCCTGCCCATGGAAATGGCCCTGCTCAACCCGGAAATCACGCTTATCCGGTATGCAGTGACATTTGTCTTTCCGCCCCTGCTCGGGGTGTTGGCCAACGCGCTTTTCGCCAAACGCACCCCGGCCATCCGAGACGGGATCAGGCAACTGCAGCACGCCGGTGACTCGGACTCCCAATCCCCATGA
- a CDS encoding aminopeptidase, producing MHYLTQDQLEKYADVLLWGLTKARAGEYAAGDVVLLRYDLDARPLADLLFHKSLERGWHPVPRMGLSPQMEKSLFTVGGDQQLEFIAPGDKEFMRRLNANIALLAPESLTHLKDVDSKRIGKTAIARKQLRDILDEREAEGQFGWTLCLLPTEELAANAGLSIEEYTAQIIKACYLDSPDPVAEWERIYEQAGRIKSWLNSLDVDSFHVQSAHCDLTVTPGQDRQWVGISGHNIPSFELFLSPDWRGTQGIYYADQPSYRSGNLVQGVRLEFKDGEVVDVQAEEGEAFTKDQLDMDVGARRLGEFSLTDTRFSRIDKFMAHTLFDENFGGPYGNCHVAVGASYADTYALGAGALDKAKKEAFGFNDSALHWDLVNTEDKRVTARLKDGSTVLIYESGRFAGPEEAS from the coding sequence ATGCACTATTTGACCCAGGACCAATTGGAAAAATACGCTGATGTCCTGCTCTGGGGGCTGACCAAGGCCCGGGCCGGGGAGTACGCCGCCGGTGATGTTGTTTTGCTGCGCTATGATCTGGACGCGCGGCCTCTGGCCGACCTCCTTTTTCATAAATCGCTGGAACGCGGATGGCATCCGGTGCCCCGCATGGGGTTGTCGCCGCAGATGGAGAAATCTCTTTTTACGGTTGGCGGCGACCAGCAGCTGGAGTTTATTGCCCCGGGCGACAAAGAGTTCATGCGCCGCCTGAACGCCAACATCGCTTTGCTGGCCCCGGAATCCCTGACCCATCTCAAGGATGTGGATTCAAAACGGATCGGGAAGACAGCCATTGCCCGGAAACAATTGCGCGACATCCTTGACGAGCGGGAGGCCGAGGGCCAATTCGGTTGGACCCTGTGTCTGTTGCCCACAGAGGAGTTGGCCGCCAACGCTGGATTGTCCATTGAGGAATACACAGCGCAGATCATCAAAGCCTGTTATCTGGACAGTCCGGACCCGGTGGCCGAGTGGGAGCGGATTTACGAGCAGGCCGGACGGATCAAGTCCTGGTTGAACAGTCTGGACGTGGATTCATTTCATGTGCAGTCCGCGCATTGCGATCTGACAGTGACGCCGGGGCAGGACCGGCAGTGGGTTGGTATTTCCGGACACAATATCCCCAGCTTTGAACTCTTTCTCTCGCCGGATTGGCGCGGGACCCAAGGGATCTATTACGCCGATCAGCCCTCGTATCGGAGCGGCAACCTGGTTCAAGGGGTACGCCTGGAATTCAAGGACGGCGAGGTGGTCGACGTTCAGGCCGAGGAAGGGGAGGCCTTCACCAAGGACCAGCTGGACATGGACGTCGGAGCCAGACGCCTTGGCGAGTTTTCTCTGACCGACACCCGGTTCTCCAGAATCGACAAGTTCATGGCCCACACCTTGTTTGACGAAAATTTTGGAGGCCCCTACGGCAATTGCCATGTGGCCGTCGGGGCGTCGTACGCCGACACCTATGCCCTGGGCGCCGGGGCCCTGGACAAGGCGAAAAAAGAAGCCTTCGGATTCAATGATTCCGCGCTACACTGGGATCTGGTGAACACGGAGGACAAGCGGGTCACGGCCAGACTCAAAGACGGCTCGACTGTGCTCATCTATGAAAGTGGCCGCTTTGCCGGTCCCGAGGAGGCTTCCTGA
- a CDS encoding DMT family transporter gives MNTPLVYVKLLATVSFWGGTFVAGRVLSQDLGPFEAAFLRFLIASVFLVGLTLRVEKGLPRLPWRDVFVVMILGATGVFAYNACFFAGLQTVPAGRAALIIASNPACIALVGALVLKQRLRALQAVGVGLCLAGAAVVISDGAPWQLWRGGVGVGELFILGCVASWVAYSLVGKVAMHRLSPFAAVTYSCLAGTLFLAIPASGEGLWGHIWQFSGLQWGCLAYLGICGTGLGFSWYYQGIKAIGPARASVFINFVPVTAILAGFVFLDETIGASLIVGALCVGVGVYLTNRFSMAEHEPKVQGAVAKGPAEELA, from the coding sequence ATGAATACTCCCTTGGTGTATGTGAAACTCTTGGCCACGGTGAGCTTTTGGGGCGGCACCTTTGTGGCCGGCCGCGTTTTGTCCCAGGACCTGGGGCCGTTCGAGGCCGCCTTTCTGCGATTTTTGATCGCTTCTGTGTTCCTGGTCGGCCTGACCTTGCGTGTTGAAAAAGGTCTGCCCCGTTTGCCATGGCGGGATGTCTTCGTGGTCATGATCCTGGGGGCAACAGGCGTCTTTGCCTATAACGCGTGTTTTTTCGCGGGGCTGCAGACCGTACCCGCCGGTCGGGCCGCGTTGATCATCGCCAGCAATCCCGCCTGCATTGCCCTGGTCGGCGCCCTGGTCCTCAAACAGCGGTTGCGCGCTTTGCAGGCAGTTGGGGTGGGACTCTGCCTGGCCGGGGCCGCGGTAGTGATTTCCGATGGGGCGCCCTGGCAGCTGTGGCGCGGTGGAGTCGGTGTCGGCGAACTCTTTATCCTTGGTTGCGTGGCCAGTTGGGTGGCCTACTCTTTAGTGGGCAAGGTGGCCATGCACCGTTTGTCCCCGTTTGCGGCGGTAACCTACAGTTGCCTGGCTGGCACGCTCTTCCTGGCGATCCCGGCCAGCGGGGAAGGGCTCTGGGGGCATATCTGGCAATTTTCCGGACTGCAATGGGGCTGTTTGGCCTACCTGGGCATCTGCGGCACCGGCCTAGGATTCAGCTGGTACTATCAGGGCATCAAAGCCATCGGCCCGGCGCGGGCCAGCGTGTTCATCAATTTTGTGCCGGTGACGGCCATCCTGGCGGGGTTTGTCTTTTTGGATGAGACAATTGGGGCGAGCCTGATCGTGGGCGCCTTGTGTGTCGGGGTGGGAGTGTATCTCACGAACCGGTTTTCCATGGCCGAACACGAGCCAAAGGTGCAGGGGGCTGTTGCTAAGGGCCCCGCCGAAGAGCTGGCCTGA
- the mobA gene encoding molybdenum cofactor guanylyltransferase, translated as MADAVPPVAGVVLAGGKSSRLGLDKAEVQFRGVNLLDRAVAVVQNVASEVWIAGRCPLGWVGPWLQDEQPGLGPLGGILTALRAIRKPLLVISCDLPLLGPATLDQLLSTRREQLTDQAMTTFWQKETGFIEALVAVYEPEAEPLLEAARANGIYKLSRAIPFEKRLHIPYSQVDALPFFNVNYPADLALLRFYEQHGKDALQEYLRAKEEEETS; from the coding sequence ATGGCAGATGCCGTGCCCCCTGTAGCGGGAGTGGTGTTGGCCGGGGGGAAGAGTTCTCGCCTTGGCCTGGATAAAGCGGAAGTCCAGTTTCGCGGGGTGAACCTGTTAGACCGCGCTGTGGCTGTGGTCCAGAATGTGGCCAGCGAGGTCTGGATCGCCGGGCGGTGTCCCCTGGGTTGGGTCGGGCCGTGGTTGCAGGATGAACAGCCGGGCCTTGGGCCGTTGGGAGGGATTCTGACCGCCTTGCGGGCTATCCGAAAGCCGCTTCTGGTCATTTCCTGTGACCTGCCGTTGTTGGGGCCGGCGACTTTGGACCAACTCCTGTCGACCCGCCGCGAGCAGCTGACCGATCAGGCGATGACCACGTTTTGGCAGAAGGAGACCGGCTTTATCGAGGCGCTCGTCGCCGTCTATGAGCCTGAAGCCGAACCGCTTCTTGAAGCCGCCCGGGCCAATGGAATTTATAAATTGAGCCGGGCCATTCCTTTTGAAAAACGGCTCCATATTCCCTATAGTCAGGTTGATGCCTTGCCATTTTTCAATGTCAATTATCCGGCGGATCTGGCGCTGCTCAGGTTTTACGAGCAACATGGCAAGGATGCCTTGCAGGAGTACCTCCGGGCAAAAGAGGAAGAGGAGACCTCCTGA
- a CDS encoding formate dehydrogenase accessory protein FdhE, which translates to MAFQLEREQRRLERKIEALRGREDLPEPVVDLVAALARLQLEAISTAEAEVPSKQDMASAEMVLQGAPLWPRESFAVDLKQSRELAGKVLDLLAETGERNADAAATLRRALESGELDWAEAVNKLIMADDSFFQTWAEQTPDAPDALRFVIQASITPSLQAVAMGVDEQREKGTWIHGHCPVCGSLPLIGHLEGKEGQQHFTCAFCRTAYRSKRLMCPFCGEQDHTKLSYFYADEEPGFQVHVCESCKMYFKDVDFRELDRTSVPVLDDLESLVMDMLAQEKGYVRPVPSAWGF; encoded by the coding sequence ATGGCTTTCCAACTGGAACGTGAACAACGGCGACTGGAACGGAAAATAGAGGCGTTGCGCGGCAGAGAGGATCTGCCCGAGCCGGTGGTCGATTTGGTGGCTGCGTTGGCCCGCCTCCAGCTTGAGGCGATCAGCACGGCCGAGGCCGAGGTCCCGTCCAAGCAGGACATGGCTTCAGCAGAGATGGTCCTGCAAGGGGCGCCTCTGTGGCCGCGGGAATCGTTCGCCGTTGATTTGAAACAAAGCCGGGAACTGGCGGGAAAGGTGCTGGATCTTTTAGCCGAAACCGGAGAACGGAATGCCGATGCTGCGGCCACGCTGCGCCGCGCACTGGAAAGCGGGGAACTGGACTGGGCCGAGGCCGTGAATAAGCTCATCATGGCCGATGACAGTTTTTTTCAGACGTGGGCCGAACAGACGCCGGACGCCCCGGACGCCTTGCGTTTTGTGATCCAGGCCTCCATCACCCCCAGCCTCCAGGCTGTGGCTATGGGGGTTGATGAACAGCGGGAAAAAGGGACCTGGATCCACGGACATTGCCCTGTTTGCGGGTCCTTGCCCCTGATTGGCCATTTGGAAGGCAAAGAAGGGCAGCAGCATTTCACGTGCGCTTTTTGTCGCACCGCGTATCGCAGCAAGCGGCTCATGTGTCCCTTTTGCGGTGAACAGGACCACACCAAGTTGAGCTATTTCTATGCCGACGAGGAACCCGGCTTCCAGGTCCATGTTTGTGAGAGTTGCAAGATGTATTTCAAGGATGTCGATTTCAGAGAACTCGATCGGACCTCCGTGCCGGTCCTGGATGATCTGGAATCGCTGGTCATGGATATGTTGGCCCAGGAAAAGGGCTACGTGCGCCCCGTGCCGTCGGCCTGGGGATTTTAG
- a CDS encoding DegT/DnrJ/EryC1/StrS family aminotransferase: MASDVKPPVRPKDRFLVFGAPQIKQAEIDEVVDSLKSGWLGTGPKVARFEQALREYVGAPYAAAVNSCTAALHLALIAAGVGPGDEVVTTPLTFCATVNAILHAGATPVLADVDPKTMNIDPVRVAGRITPRTKALLPVHFAGRPCDMDSLVDLARQHNLQLIEDCAHAIETEYHGQKAGTFGDFGCFSFYVTKNVVTGEGGMVTARDEEAIKRIKMLALHGMSADAWKRFSDEGYKHYFVAEAGFKYNMMDIQAAIGIHQLDRVEANWQRRCAIWDRYVKAFADLPLTLPTAPEPQTRHARHLFPLLIDTDRAGISRDGFLSAMHAQNIGTGVHYLSLPEHPYYQERLGWTPEDWPNAMRIGRQTVSLPLSARLSDADADDVIRAVRRVLDRE; the protein is encoded by the coding sequence ATGGCTTCAGACGTTAAGCCCCCGGTCCGGCCCAAGGACCGTTTCCTCGTCTTTGGGGCGCCGCAGATCAAGCAGGCAGAGATCGATGAGGTCGTGGACAGTCTCAAAAGCGGTTGGCTGGGAACCGGTCCCAAGGTGGCCCGGTTTGAGCAAGCCTTGCGGGAATATGTCGGGGCCCCTTATGCCGCCGCGGTCAATTCGTGCACGGCGGCGCTGCATCTCGCCCTGATCGCCGCCGGCGTGGGGCCGGGTGACGAGGTGGTCACCACGCCGCTGACCTTCTGCGCGACAGTTAACGCCATCCTCCATGCCGGAGCGACCCCTGTCCTTGCGGACGTGGATCCGAAGACTATGAATATTGATCCGGTGCGCGTTGCTGGACGGATCACTCCCCGGACGAAGGCGCTTCTCCCTGTCCATTTTGCCGGTCGCCCCTGCGACATGGACAGCCTGGTGGACTTGGCCCGGCAACACAATCTGCAATTAATCGAAGACTGCGCCCATGCCATTGAAACCGAGTACCACGGGCAAAAGGCCGGAACCTTCGGCGACTTCGGTTGTTTCAGTTTTTATGTGACCAAGAATGTCGTCACCGGTGAAGGCGGAATGGTCACGGCCCGTGACGAGGAGGCCATCAAACGGATCAAGATGCTCGCCCTGCACGGCATGAGCGCCGATGCCTGGAAACGGTTCTCTGACGAGGGCTACAAGCATTATTTCGTTGCTGAGGCTGGTTTCAAATACAATATGATGGATATTCAGGCCGCTATCGGGATCCACCAACTGGACCGGGTAGAAGCCAACTGGCAACGCCGCTGCGCTATTTGGGACCGCTACGTGAAGGCCTTCGCCGATTTGCCCCTCACGTTGCCTACAGCACCCGAGCCGCAAACCCGCCATGCCAGGCATTTGTTTCCTCTCCTGATTGACACCGACCGGGCCGGCATCTCCCGGGATGGATTTCTCTCGGCCATGCATGCGCAGAATATCGGGACCGGGGTGCATTATCTCAGCCTCCCCGAGCACCCGTATTACCAGGAGCGTCTTGGGTGGACGCCCGAAGATTGGCCCAATGCCATGCGGATTGGGAGGCAGACCGTGAGTCTGCCCCTTTCGGCCCGGCTGAGCGACGCGGACGCGGACGATGTCATTCGGGCCGTTCGCCGTGTGCTCGATCGGGAATGA